One segment of Candidatus Glassbacteria bacterium DNA contains the following:
- a CDS encoding cytochrome C552, whose product MPSTTIRFATVTAVSVVIAAANLFMAPSSLEAQDTACIECHRQESPGIVSQWESSKHAEQDVTCIACHTAEKQDADGFEHYGELISVIVSPRDCSICHETEFNQQKGSHHAKAADILGSLDNLLGEVVGGPPAVVVGCRQCHGSEVAVDESGRPTADTWPNTGMGRINPDGSKGSCSACHSRHSFSVEQARQPEACGKCHLGPDHPQIEVWNESKHGILYHANREKMNLDRDEWVAGRDYFTGPTCSSCHMGAGGSEQVTHDVGQRISWTLRPPVSDKLNMVIYEDYSKEDLLGEAPELPDVGAMHKTKSGENKKVEAVLTWQDRRDKMAQLCTQCHAEPFVESFYTQYDNLVELYNEKFAKPCRAIIQELKDEGIITKADFDDPIEWTWWELWHHEGRRARHGASMMGPDYAWWHGMYEVAKHFYIKFIPELKEAAGEQKAEELLEKYVYSQDGHLWHRDGISPELRMRIQNFYQKRYKQ is encoded by the coding sequence ATGCCGTCAACCACAATTCGTTTCGCAACCGTAACGGCGGTCTCCGTGGTAATCGCAGCCGCGAACCTGTTTATGGCACCTTCATCACTTGAAGCTCAGGATACCGCCTGTATCGAATGTCACAGGCAGGAGAGTCCCGGTATCGTATCTCAATGGGAGTCATCGAAACACGCCGAACAGGATGTCACCTGCATCGCCTGCCACACAGCCGAGAAGCAGGATGCGGATGGGTTCGAGCACTACGGCGAACTGATATCGGTGATTGTTTCTCCCAGGGACTGCTCGATCTGCCATGAAACCGAATTCAATCAGCAGAAAGGCTCCCACCACGCAAAGGCAGCGGATATTCTTGGTTCGCTGGACAACCTGCTGGGCGAGGTTGTGGGCGGACCGCCCGCGGTAGTTGTCGGCTGCAGGCAGTGCCACGGCTCGGAAGTGGCTGTCGATGAAAGCGGGCGCCCAACCGCCGACACGTGGCCCAACACCGGCATGGGACGGATCAACCCGGACGGATCCAAGGGATCGTGCTCGGCCTGCCACTCCCGCCACTCGTTCAGTGTCGAGCAGGCGCGCCAGCCGGAAGCTTGCGGCAAGTGCCACCTGGGTCCCGATCATCCCCAGATTGAAGTCTGGAACGAATCAAAGCATGGCATCCTTTACCACGCCAACCGCGAGAAAATGAACCTGGACCGTGACGAGTGGGTGGCCGGCAGGGACTATTTCACCGGACCCACCTGCTCCTCATGCCATATGGGCGCGGGCGGCAGCGAACAGGTGACACATGATGTGGGCCAGCGGATTTCCTGGACTCTGCGCCCGCCGGTTTCCGATAAGCTGAACATGGTTATTTACGAGGATTACTCGAAAGAGGACCTGTTGGGAGAAGCTCCCGAGCTTCCGGATGTGGGGGCGATGCACAAGACGAAATCGGGCGAGAACAAGAAAGTCGAGGCTGTCTTAACCTGGCAGGACAGGCGGGATAAAATGGCCCAGCTCTGCACCCAGTGCCACGCCGAGCCTTTTGTCGAAAGCTTTTACACTCAGTACGACAATCTGGTGGAGCTTTACAACGAAAAGTTCGCCAAACCCTGCAGGGCAATCATACAGGAGTTGAAGGACGAGGGCATAATTACCAAGGCTGACTTCGACGACCCGATTGAGTGGACCTGGTGGGAGCTGTGGCACCATGAGGGCCGAAGGGCGCGCCACGGCGCCTCGATGATGGGTCCCGACTACGCCTGGTGGCACGGGATGTATGAGGTGGCCAAGCACTTCTACATCAAGTTCATTCCCGAACTTAAGGAAGCCGCCGGCGAGCAGAAAGCCGAAGAACTGCTCGAAAAATATGTTTACAGCCAGGACGGCCACCTGTGGCACCGCGACGGGATCAGTCCCGAACTGCGAATGCGGATTCAAAACTTCTACCAGAAGCGCTATAAGCAGTAG
- a CDS encoding citrate (Si)-synthase translates to MNKLKEKLAAQIPALRDELKGLIGNNSDKKISEVTVQQLWGGMRGVKSLFCDTSVVEPEKGLIIRGKSILELADRLPEEIFILLLTGELPSKDELKDFQATLDSLPPVEEYVWDIQRSLPADTHPMIRLSIGILSLEKNSKFRARYTEGMQKADYWEPALEDSMVLLHKIPELAAGIYRIHTGKGDPLHPKTGLDMGANYAYMLGIPDPNGEFANLMRLYLVLHSDHEGGNVSALTTHVVGSALSDPYYAVSAGLNGLAGPLHGLANQECLDFVLHIEERFNGVPSEQELIDFCWETLNSGKVIPGYGHAVLRTTDPRFTAFREFGLKHCQDSKPFQIVDMMFRLVPDVLKEHGKAKNPYPNVDAGSGCLLYYYGLAEFDYYTVLFGVSRAMGMLSQLVINRAMGAPIFRPKSVGRGWVKSQVS, encoded by the coding sequence GTGAACAAGCTCAAGGAGAAACTCGCAGCCCAGATTCCCGCCCTGCGCGATGAACTGAAGGGTCTGATCGGCAACAACAGCGACAAAAAGATCAGCGAAGTGACCGTGCAGCAGTTATGGGGGGGAATGAGAGGCGTCAAGTCGCTGTTTTGCGACACGTCGGTGGTCGAGCCGGAAAAAGGCCTGATCATCCGCGGCAAATCGATTCTCGAACTTGCCGACCGCCTTCCCGAAGAAATTTTTATCCTCCTGCTCACCGGTGAACTTCCCAGTAAAGACGAACTAAAAGACTTCCAGGCAACACTGGACAGCCTGCCGCCGGTGGAGGAGTACGTGTGGGATATCCAGCGCTCTCTGCCGGCCGATACGCACCCGATGATACGTCTTAGTATCGGCATTCTGAGCCTGGAGAAAAACAGCAAGTTCAGGGCGCGCTATACCGAGGGGATGCAGAAGGCCGATTACTGGGAGCCGGCGCTTGAGGACTCGATGGTCCTGCTGCACAAAATTCCCGAGCTGGCGGCGGGAATCTACCGGATCCACACGGGCAAGGGCGATCCGCTCCATCCAAAGACCGGTCTGGACATGGGCGCCAACTATGCTTACATGCTGGGAATTCCCGATCCAAACGGCGAGTTCGCCAACCTGATGCGCCTCTACCTGGTGCTGCACAGCGACCACGAAGGCGGCAATGTCAGCGCGCTGACCACCCACGTGGTTGGCTCCGCACTGTCGGATCCGTACTATGCTGTCAGCGCCGGCCTGAACGGGTTGGCCGGCCCGCTGCACGGTCTTGCCAACCAGGAATGCCTCGATTTCGTGCTGCATATCGAGGAACGTTTCAACGGTGTGCCCAGCGAACAGGAACTGATCGACTTCTGCTGGGAAACGCTCAACAGCGGGAAAGTGATCCCCGGTTACGGCCACGCCGTGCTGCGCACCACCGATCCGCGCTTTACCGCTTTCCGCGAATTCGGCCTCAAGCACTGCCAGGATTCCAAGCCGTTCCAGATCGTGGACATGATGTTCCGGCTGGTGCCGGATGTGCTAAAGGAGCACGGCAAGGCCAAGAACCCCTACCCCAACGTGGACGCCGGCAGCGGCTGCCTGCTCTACTATTACGGCCTGGCGGAGTTCGATTACTACACCGTGCTCTTCGGCGTGTCGCGCGCGATGGGTATGCTGAGCCAGCTGGTAATCAACCGGGCCATGGGCGCGCCGATTTTCCGGCCCAAGTCGGTGGGCCGGGGTTGGGTCAAAAGTCAGGTAAGTTAA
- a CDS encoding dihydroorotate dehydrogenase-like protein, producing the protein MPELSVEYLGLKLRNPLIVASSGLTRNASLVRQCEEAGAGAVVMKSIFEEDIRRKDNTFDDFFSTHPEASEYFRADVGLVYGAQQYCEEIKKAKKETGIPVIASVNCAESRWWVDYAAQLEGAGADAIELNLSVPSIDLELTSEQAEDSFRQIVTAVASKVKIPVAVKMSGQLTTPQSTAKKLVDAGADALVVFNRQSGLDISLNSRKAFSSKGEQGLTSGHQLYYPLRWITILHELMPKVQLSASGGVHSGDALVKYILAGARTVQVCSLFYRDGLKQAAHLLDSLSAYMKLRKVDTVDQLAGSVERDIMIGTREQQRMEYLLLSKGHYLEVDSTDGGGLMYESYSSHEDS; encoded by the coding sequence ATGCCGGAGCTGTCTGTCGAGTACCTGGGATTGAAATTGCGGAATCCGCTGATTGTCGCCAGCAGCGGACTGACTCGTAACGCCAGCCTGGTCCGTCAGTGCGAGGAGGCTGGCGCCGGGGCGGTGGTGATGAAGAGCATCTTCGAGGAAGATATCCGGCGCAAGGACAACACGTTCGACGATTTCTTTTCCACGCACCCCGAGGCCAGCGAGTATTTCAGGGCCGATGTGGGCCTGGTCTACGGCGCTCAGCAGTACTGCGAGGAGATAAAAAAAGCCAAGAAGGAGACAGGTATCCCGGTGATCGCATCGGTCAACTGCGCCGAATCGCGCTGGTGGGTGGATTATGCCGCCCAGCTCGAGGGCGCCGGGGCGGACGCGATCGAGCTCAATCTCTCGGTTCCATCGATAGACCTGGAGCTGACCTCGGAGCAGGCTGAGGACAGTTTCCGCCAAATTGTCACTGCGGTGGCCTCGAAGGTCAAGATACCCGTGGCGGTCAAGATGAGCGGCCAGTTGACAACTCCGCAGAGCACGGCGAAAAAACTTGTCGATGCGGGAGCCGATGCGCTGGTGGTGTTCAACCGGCAGAGCGGCCTGGATATCAGCCTCAACAGCCGCAAGGCGTTCAGCAGCAAGGGCGAGCAGGGTTTAACCTCGGGCCATCAGCTTTACTATCCGCTGCGCTGGATCACGATCCTTCACGAACTGATGCCCAAAGTGCAGTTGTCCGCCTCGGGCGGGGTGCACAGCGGCGATGCGCTCGTTAAATACATTCTGGCCGGTGCCAGGACTGTCCAGGTCTGCTCCCTGTTTTACCGCGACGGCCTTAAGCAGGCCGCTCATCTGCTGGATTCGCTGTCCGCCTATATGAAACTCCGGAAAGTGGATACCGTGGACCAGCTGGCGGGTTCGGTGGAGCGGGATATCATGATCGGCACCCGCGAGCAGCAGCGCATGGAATACCTGCTGCTTTCCAAGGGACATTACCTCGAAGTGGACTCAACCGACGGGGGCGGGTTGATGTACGAGTCCTACTCCTCCCACGAAGATTCCTGA